The following DNA comes from Streptomyces pristinaespiralis.
ATGGACCAGACGACGGAGCGGCGGGCGGCCCGCGCGGTCGGCACCGTGTAGAAGCGGGACAGGATGTGCGGCAGTCCAGCGGTGCCCAGCACGAGTGCCAGGCCGAGGCTGATGAAGTCCAGGCGCGCGGTCCAGTCCCCGCCGTAGCGGAGGCCCGGCGCGAGGAAGTCCTTGCCGTGACCGCTGCGTGCGGCGGCGGAGTCGAGCAACTGGTTGAAGTCGCCGTGGAACCGCATCAGCACCAGCACGGTCATCGCGATGGCGCCCGCCATGAGCAGCACGGCCTTCACGATCTGGATCCAGGTGGTGGCCCGCATCCCTCCCATGGACACGTAGATCACCATCAGCGCGCCCACGCCGATGACGGTCCAGGACCGGGCGGCCTCGCTCGTGCCGCCCAGCAGCAGTGCGACCAGGCTCCCCGCTCCCACCATCTGCGCCACCAGATACAGGACGGAGACGGTGACCGAGGAGGTGCCGGCCGCGATGCGCACCGGCCGTTCCTTCATCCTGGCGGCGACCACGTCGGCGAGGGTGAACCGGCCGCAGTTGCGCACCAGTTCGGCGACGAGCAGCAGGACGACGAGCCAGGCGACCAGGAAGCCCACGGAGTAGAGCATTCCGTCGTAGCCGTACAGCGCGATGAGCCCCGAGATGCCGAGGAAGGAAGCGGCCGACATGTAGTCACCGGCGATGGCGAAGCCGTTCTCCATCGGGGAGAACAGCCGCCCGCCCGCGTAGAACTCCTCCGCGGAACCGTGCCTGTTGCGGCTCACCCAGGTGGTGATGCCGAGGGTCACCGCGATGAAGGCGCTGAACAGCAGCAGGGCGAGCGCCTGGTGGTCCCCGTTCAACGCCCGGCCCCTCTCGTCATCTCCTGCGTGTCCCACCGAAGATCGAGCGCCGCCCGGTCCCTTCGCAGTCTGGCGTGGCGGGTGTAGGCCCAGGTCAGCAGGAACGTGGTCAGGAACTGGGCGAGTCCCGCGACCATCGCCACGTTGACCGCCCCGGCCACCGGCCTCGCCATCAGCCCGGGCGCGGTCGTGGCCGCGACGACGTACGCCAGGTACCACACGAGGAAGGCGGCGGACGCGGGCACGACGAACCGCCGGTAGCGGGCGCGCACTTCCTGGAAGGCCTCGCTGCGCTGCACCTCCAGGTAGATGTCGGCGGCGCTGGGGCCGGCCGGCCCGTCCTCCGCGGCGGGATGTCCGCCCGGGGCAGGGGCTCCGGTGCTGTCCCGGTCGCTCCAGCCGGAGGCCAGCGCGTCGTACCACGGGTCCTCCAGCCGCACCTGAGCGGCTTCCGGGCCTTCCTGCTTCTCCACGCTCACTTCTCCTTGCCGACGAACCGTTTCGGCCGCCTGCACAAGGATGGACAGAGTGGGAAGATCCAGGACTCTTGTCGCGAAGTCTTCACCCCATCAGGTGACGTTCGTCCCCGGAGGCTTCGCGAGACCCTCCCGATAGGCGTACCGGACCGCCTGTGCGCGGTCGTGGAGGCCGGCCTTCGCGAACAGGTTGTTGATGTGGGTCTTCACGGTGGCGGTGGAGATGCCCAGCCTCGCCGCGATGTCCGTGTTCCCAAGGCCCTCCGCGATCAGGGTCAGCACCTCTCCCTCGCGGGCGGTCAGCCCGTCGGGCAGCCGGGGGCCGGTGGGCGGCGGCTCCGCCGTGACCTGCTCGAGCAGACGCCGCTGGACCACCGGGGAAAGCCCGGCCCGGCCGGCGACGACGTCCTGGATCGCCCGTACGATCTCGTCCCCGTCGGCGTCCTTGGTGAGGTACCCCCGCGCCCCGGCCCGCAGAGCGGGGAAGAGCGAGTCGTCGTCCGCATAGGTGGTGAGCACGACGACCTGGGTGCCGGGGTGTTCGCTGCGGATCCGGCGGGTGGCCTCCACCCCGTCGACCCGTGGCATCCTCAGGTCCATCAGGACGACGTCGGGAGCCAGTTCGGCGACGAGCGTGAGAGCCTCCTCCCCGTCCCTGGCCGAACCGACGACCTCGATGCCCGGCAGCAGTCCCAGCAGCATCACGATGCCCTCGCGCACCACCGCCTGGTCGTCGGCGACGACGACCCTCGCGGTCTCCCCGGTCATGCCGGCACCCGCAGTCGCACCACGAACCCCTCCCCCTCCGGTCCCGCCTCGAGCGTGCCGCCGAGCAGTTCCGCACGCTCGCGCATACCGAGCAGACCGTACCCGGCGCCGGAACCTCCGAGCTCGCCGGACACCTCCGGCCCGTCCGCCGCCGCGGGCCTCCCCGAGTCCCTCACCTCCAGGACCACTTCGCCGTCCCGGTAGGCGAGGAGCATCCGTACCACCGCTCCCGGCGCGTGCTTGCGGACATTCGTCATCGCCTCCTGCGCCACCCGGCGCACCGCCTGCGAGGCGTCCGCGGACAACCGCCGCCGCGCCCCGGTGACTTCGGTGGACACCGGACCGCTCTCCGCCAGCTCCCGCAGGTACTCCTCCACGGGCACCATCTCACCGCGCAGCGCCGACAGCGCCTGCCGGGTCTCCGCCAGCCCCTCGCGGGCCATGCCGCGTGCCGCGACGACACGCTCCAGGATCTGGTCACGGAAGGGTCCTTGCGGGCCTCGCTCGATCTGGAGCCGGGCCGCTTCGAGATGCACCAGCTGCGCCGACAGACTGTGCGCCAGGACATCGTGGATCTCCCGGGCGATCCTGGCGCGCTCGGCGAGAGCGGCGGAGACCGCCTCGGCCTCCCGGGCGGCCCGCTCCTGCGCGAGCAGCCGGAAGCCGGCCCCACGGGCGTGGGCGTCGAGGCGCAGGGCGCACCCCCCGAGCACGACGGCGGCGGTGGTGAGCAGCGCTCCCAGCCTGCTGTCCTCGGTCATCACGAAGCCGGCCACCGGGAGCGTGACGATGGCGACGACGGCCGCCACCGGCAGTCGCTCGATCGCCATGAGGGCGACAGAGACCCACAGCACCATGGCGGGGACGTCCGCCCCGGCGGCGTGTGCCCCGAGGCCGGTGACGGCGATGACGCCGAGCAGCGCGAGCGAAGCAGGAAGCCTGTTATCGAGCGTGGTGCGGTGGTAGCGCGCGGCGGCCGCCGCACAGCCCAGGAGACCCAGCGGGGGAAGGACCGCCCCCCAGCCGTGGAAGATCTCGGACGTGTACGCGCTGGCCACGGCCCACGACGAGAGGGCGGCGAGCAGCGCGATGTCGAGCGCGATGCGGGCCCTCGGGACACCGATGCGGGACAGGGACTCGCGGGTGGGCCACTCGGTCCACTTGCTGCTGGGCACGCCGGGCACGTGTGTCCTCCTCCGTCGCACTCGATGCTAGGGAGAAGGGGGCACGGCCGGATCGGACCAGGGGTGGAGACCTCGGCTCCACCCCTGGGTGCACGACCCGTCGTGCCGGTCAGGCGTCGATGCGCGAGCGGTCCAGCGTGGCCGCCGAGCTGGTGATGAACTCCTTACGGGGAGCGACCTCGTTGCCCATGAGCAGGTCGAAGATCTGCTCGGAGGACTCCAGGTCGCCGATGTTGATCCGGCGCAGGGTCCGGTGGCGCGGGTCCATGGTGGTCTCCGCCAGCTGGTCGGCGTCCATCTCACCGAGTCCCTTGTAGCGCTGGATGGAGTCCTTGAAGCGGACGCCCTTGCGCTGGAACTCCAGCAGCGTCTGCCGCAGCTCGTTGTCCGAGTACGTGTAGACGTACTTGTCCTGGCCCTTCTTGGGCTGGATCAGCTCGATCCGGTGCAGCGGCGGCACGGCGGCGAACACCCGGCCGGCCTCCACCATGGGCCGCATGTAGCGCTGGAAGAGCGTCAGCAGCAGGCAGCGGATGTGGGCGCCGTCGACATCGGCGTCGACCAGCAGGACGATCTTGCCGTAGCGGGCGGCGTCGATGTCGAACGTCCGGCCCGAGCCGGCCCCTATGACCTGGATGATCGCCCCGCACTCGGCGTTCTTCAGCATGTCGGAGACAGACGACTTCTGGACGTTGAGAATCTTGCCGCGGATCGGCAGGAGGGCCTGGAACTCGCTGTTGCGAGCGAGCTTCGCGGTGCCGAGCGCCGAGTCGCCCTCGACGATGAAGAGCTCGCTGCGTTCCACGTCGTCGCTGCGGCAGTCGGCGAGCTTGGCGGGCAGCGACGAGGACTCCAGGGCGGTCTTCCTGCGCTGCGCCTCCTTGTGCTGGCGGGCCGCGATCCGCGTACGGGCGGCCGCCACGGCCTTCTCCAGCACCGCACGGGCCTGCGCCTTGGCGTCCCGCTTGGTGGACGTCAGGAAGGCCTTGAGCTCCTTGGCCACCACGTTGGCGACGATCCTGTTGGCCGCCGAGGTGCCGAGGACCTCCTTGGTCTGGCCCTCGAACTGCGGCTCGGCGAGGCGGACGGTCACGACGGCGGTGAGGCCCTCCAGCGCGTCGTCCTTGACGATGTCGTCCTCGGCGACGCGCAGCATCTTGGCCGAGCGCAGCACCTCGTTCATCGTCTTGGTCACGGAGCGTTCGAAACCGGTCACATGGGTGCCGCCCTTGGGGGTGGCGATGATGTTGACGAAGGACTTGAGGTTGGTGTCGTAACCGGTACCCCAGCGCAGGGCGATGTCCACGCCGAGCTCGCGGGTGACCTCCGTCGGCGTCATGTGACCGCGGTCGTCGAGGACGGGGACGGTCTCCTTGAACGTGCCCTGGCCGGTGAGCCTCAGCACGTCACAGACGGGCTTGTCCTGGGCCAGGTACTCGCAGAACTCGCTGATGCCCCCGTCGAAACGGAAGGTCTCCACGCTCTTGCCCTCGCCGCCGGCCTCCGTCAGGCCGCGCTCGTCGTGGACGACGATGGTCAGGCCGGGAACGAGGAAGGCGGTCTGGCGTGCGCGCTGGTGCAGCGTCTCCAGGGAGAGCTTGGCGTCCTTGAGGAAGATCTGGCGGTCCGCCCAGTAACGGACGCGGGTGCCGGTCCTGGCCTTCGGTACGCGCTTGCCCTTGCGCAGGCCGTTCGCCGGGTCGAAGGGGGCGTCGGGGCCGGACTCGGTGAAGATGCCGGGCACACCGCGCCGGAAGCTGATCATGTGGGTCGCGCCGCCGCGGTCGACCTCGACGTCGAGGCGGGCGGAGAGCGCGTTCACCACCGAGGCGCCGACGCCGTGGAGACCGCCGGAGGCCGCGTAGGAGCCGCCGCCGAACTTTCCGCCGGCGTGCAGCTTGGTCATCACGACCTCGACCCCGGAGAGCCCGGTCTTGGGCTCCACGTCCACGGGGATGCCGCGGCCGTTGTCCCGGACCTCGACGGAGCCGTCCTCATGGAGGATGACCTCGATGTGGTCGCAGTGGCCGCCGAGCGCTTCGTCGACGGAGTTGTCGATGATCTCCCAGAGGCAGTGCAGGAGGCCGCGACTGTCGGTCGAGCCGATGTACATGCCAGGTCGTTTGCGAACCGCCTCGAGCCCCTCCAGGACGAGCAGGTGCCGCGCGGTGTAGTTGGAGCCGTCACGGTCTGCTGTCAGCAGTGCTGTGGACGGCACGGACGATTCGGCGGTCACGCGGTTCGCTCCTCGCTGAATTTCAAATGTGGCCAAGGGGGGTACGGGCCCGGCGTCGGTCGCCGGTGAGAGCGTACCGAGGCCTGGTAGAGCCGATGTAACGCCACCCACCTGATTTCTCATGCTAGTGCAGCTTCGCATGAGTGTTCGATCCCTCGATGGGGTGACGTGCACATCACGTTCCCTTCGGGGCATGAACCATTTAGGCTCCGGGCACGTCCTCATCAACAACCGGCAACCCGGCCGGGAGGGCCAAACGAGACAAGCAATGCGAAATCCGTAGAGCGAAGCAATACGGCTCATTCGCCGCCAACCGGCAGCAGACAGCCACCTCGGGAAAAAGTTTCGAGGAAAAGCCACGAGCGGGAACGTTTTCGGCCTGGTTGGATGTTGACCCTGGTACGACAGCTCGTCGAGCTAGAGAAGAGGCGACGTGACTACTGTTCTGACCCCCGCGAGCCCGCTGACGGCCGCTGACCGCTGCGACCGCTGCGGCGCCCAGGCTTACCTGCGCGTCGTACTGATCAGCGGTGGTGAACTGCTCTTCTGTGCCCACCACGGGCGCAAGTTCGAGCCGGAACTCAAGAAGATCGCCGCGGAAATACAGGATGAGACGGACCGCCTGACGGCCGTGCCGGCAGACACCGGCGAAGAGGATCACTGACCCTCACATCCCGACGAGCCAAGGGCCGGTCCAGGACCGGCCGATGGGCGGCTCCCCCGGCCACCGGGGGAAGCCGCCCGCTCTCGTTCCGTGACCCTTTTTCGCGGGTGCCGGTCCGACCGGGGCCGGTCAGCCGGTGCCGGCCGACCGCACCACCGCGGAGACCCGCGTATAGACGCCCGGGCCGTCAGGGCGGCCGCAGCCGCTGCCCCAGGAGACCAGGCCGATGAGCCTGCCCTCGGCCACCAGCGGCCCCCCGCTGTCCCCCTGACAGGCGTCGTGGCCCCCCTG
Coding sequences within:
- a CDS encoding solute symporter family protein, whose protein sequence is MNGDHQALALLLFSAFIAVTLGITTWVSRNRHGSAEEFYAGGRLFSPMENGFAIAGDYMSAASFLGISGLIALYGYDGMLYSVGFLVAWLVVLLLVAELVRNCGRFTLADVVAARMKERPVRIAAGTSSVTVSVLYLVAQMVGAGSLVALLLGGTSEAARSWTVIGVGALMVIYVSMGGMRATTWIQIVKAVLLMAGAIAMTVLVLMRFHGDFNQLLDSAAARSGHGKDFLAPGLRYGGDWTARLDFISLGLALVLGTAGLPHILSRFYTVPTARAARRSVVWSIGLIGSFYLMTIVLGFGAAAVVGAEEVRASNAAGNTAVPLLALDLGGGAGSTGGAVLFAIVAAVAFATILAVVAGITLASSASVAHDLYATLRRRRADGPTGEEAGGGRYSEVAVARIAAVCIGAVAIALGLLARDLNVAFLVGLAFAVAASANLPVLLYSLFWRNFTTRGAVWSVYGGLVPAVLLVLVSPVVSGSERALFPGVDFHVFPLENPGLVSIPLGFLAGWIGTVVSSEPPDAAKHAETEVRALTGAGAV
- a CDS encoding DUF485 domain-containing protein — its product is MEKQEGPEAAQVRLEDPWYDALASGWSDRDSTGAPAPGGHPAAEDGPAGPSAADIYLEVQRSEAFQEVRARYRRFVVPASAAFLVWYLAYVVAATTAPGLMARPVAGAVNVAMVAGLAQFLTTFLLTWAYTRHARLRRDRAALDLRWDTQEMTRGAGR
- a CDS encoding response regulator encodes the protein MTGETARVVVADDQAVVREGIVMLLGLLPGIEVVGSARDGEEALTLVAELAPDVVLMDLRMPRVDGVEATRRIRSEHPGTQVVVLTTYADDDSLFPALRAGARGYLTKDADGDEIVRAIQDVVAGRAGLSPVVQRRLLEQVTAEPPPTGPRLPDGLTAREGEVLTLIAEGLGNTDIAARLGISTATVKTHINNLFAKAGLHDRAQAVRYAYREGLAKPPGTNVT
- a CDS encoding sensor histidine kinase — protein: MPSSKWTEWPTRESLSRIGVPRARIALDIALLAALSSWAVASAYTSEIFHGWGAVLPPLGLLGCAAAAARYHRTTLDNRLPASLALLGVIAVTGLGAHAAGADVPAMVLWVSVALMAIERLPVAAVVAIVTLPVAGFVMTEDSRLGALLTTAAVVLGGCALRLDAHARGAGFRLLAQERAAREAEAVSAALAERARIAREIHDVLAHSLSAQLVHLEAARLQIERGPQGPFRDQILERVVAARGMAREGLAETRQALSALRGEMVPVEEYLRELAESGPVSTEVTGARRRLSADASQAVRRVAQEAMTNVRKHAPGAVVRMLLAYRDGEVVLEVRDSGRPAAADGPEVSGELGGSGAGYGLLGMRERAELLGGTLEAGPEGEGFVVRLRVPA
- a CDS encoding DNA gyrase/topoisomerase IV subunit B; its protein translation is MTAESSVPSTALLTADRDGSNYTARHLLVLEGLEAVRKRPGMYIGSTDSRGLLHCLWEIIDNSVDEALGGHCDHIEVILHEDGSVEVRDNGRGIPVDVEPKTGLSGVEVVMTKLHAGGKFGGGSYAASGGLHGVGASVVNALSARLDVEVDRGGATHMISFRRGVPGIFTESGPDAPFDPANGLRKGKRVPKARTGTRVRYWADRQIFLKDAKLSLETLHQRARQTAFLVPGLTIVVHDERGLTEAGGEGKSVETFRFDGGISEFCEYLAQDKPVCDVLRLTGQGTFKETVPVLDDRGHMTPTEVTRELGVDIALRWGTGYDTNLKSFVNIIATPKGGTHVTGFERSVTKTMNEVLRSAKMLRVAEDDIVKDDALEGLTAVVTVRLAEPQFEGQTKEVLGTSAANRIVANVVAKELKAFLTSTKRDAKAQARAVLEKAVAAARTRIAARQHKEAQRRKTALESSSLPAKLADCRSDDVERSELFIVEGDSALGTAKLARNSEFQALLPIRGKILNVQKSSVSDMLKNAECGAIIQVIGAGSGRTFDIDAARYGKIVLLVDADVDGAHIRCLLLTLFQRYMRPMVEAGRVFAAVPPLHRIELIQPKKGQDKYVYTYSDNELRQTLLEFQRKGVRFKDSIQRYKGLGEMDADQLAETTMDPRHRTLRRINIGDLESSEQIFDLLMGNEVAPRKEFITSSAATLDRSRIDA
- a CDS encoding DUF7455 domain-containing protein gives rise to the protein MTTVLTPASPLTAADRCDRCGAQAYLRVVLISGGELLFCAHHGRKFEPELKKIAAEIQDETDRLTAVPADTGEEDH